A single genomic interval of Romboutsia ilealis harbors:
- a CDS encoding LacI family DNA-binding transcriptional regulator: MKQNKNISIKQIAQLSGVSVATVSRVINNNGRFSEETRKKVMKIIDEYNYTTNMAAKSLRISKSKTIGLIVPDVNNVFFSELVSEIEKYFFSKGYSVFICNTNQDRAKEKSYFKSLDSKLVDGIICISAISIDPAEYIKRNIPIVFINNKDYKGYYYIESDHYKGGFCATEELINNGCKRIVLLTNNRNSSSVDNKINGFKNAMKKFNIPIFKELTLRLNLKNGSFEDAMQAINNLIDNNIEFDGIFATNEWRAHGALVALQQNNISVPDKVKIVGYDGTYVSKYCNPPITTIYQDKKSLAFESSELLLNLINEETVDNNKDIIIPIKLIKRKTT; this comes from the coding sequence ATGAAGCAAAATAAAAATATTTCTATAAAACAAATCGCACAACTTAGTGGAGTTTCTGTTGCTACAGTATCTAGAGTTATAAATAACAATGGTCGCTTTTCAGAAGAAACTCGTAAAAAAGTTATGAAAATAATAGATGAATATAATTATACAACTAATATGGCTGCCAAAAGTCTAAGGATTAGTAAGTCAAAAACTATTGGTTTAATAGTTCCAGATGTTAATAATGTATTTTTCTCTGAATTAGTTTCAGAAATAGAAAAATACTTTTTTAGTAAAGGTTATTCCGTATTTATATGTAATACAAATCAAGATAGAGCTAAAGAAAAAAGCTATTTTAAAAGTTTAGATTCTAAACTAGTAGATGGTATTATTTGTATTTCTGCTATTTCTATTGATCCAGCTGAATATATTAAAAGAAATATACCGATTGTATTTATAAATAATAAAGATTATAAGGGTTACTATTATATTGAATCAGACCACTATAAGGGTGGATTCTGTGCAACTGAAGAACTTATAAATAATGGTTGTAAGCGTATAGTTTTGCTTACTAATAATAGAAATTCATCTTCTGTTGATAATAAAATTAATGGTTTTAAAAATGCTATGAAAAAGTTCAATATACCTATCTTCAAAGAGCTTACATTAAGACTTAATTTAAAAAATGGAAGCTTTGAAGATGCTATGCAAGCTATAAATAACTTAATTGATAATAATATAGAATTTGATGGAATATTTGCTACTAATGAATGGAGAGCTCATGGTGCTTTAGTTGCTTTACAACAAAACAACATTTCAGTCCCTGATAAAGTTAAGATTGTCGGATATGATGGTACTTATGTATCTAAATACTGCAATCCTCCTATAACAACTATTTATCAAGACAAAAAGAGTTTAGCTTTTGAATCATCTGAGTTATTACTTAACTTAATCAATGAAGAAACTGTAGATAATAACAAGGATATTATAATTCCTATTAAGCTTATAAAGCGAAAAACTACTTAA
- the deoC gene encoding deoxyribose-phosphate aldolase: protein MNSIQIAKMIDHTILKATTTKEDVVKLCKEAKEYGFFSVCINPANIELAKEELKGSDVKVCTVIGFPLGANTSAVKAFETKDAIAKGADEVDMVINIGALKDKNYELVYEDIKAVVDAANKEALVKVIIETCYLTDEEKKIACELAVKAGTDYVKTSTGFGTGGSTPADIKLMRETVGENIGVKASGGVRCEDDAVKVIDAGASRIGASASIAIVTGNNSSKGDY, encoded by the coding sequence ATGAATAGTATACAAATAGCTAAAATGATAGATCATACAATATTAAAAGCTACAACAACTAAAGAAGATGTAGTTAAATTATGTAAGGAAGCAAAAGAATACGGATTTTTCTCAGTTTGTATAAATCCAGCAAATATAGAATTAGCAAAAGAAGAATTAAAAGGAAGCGATGTAAAAGTTTGTACAGTAATAGGTTTCCCTTTAGGAGCAAATACTTCAGCTGTTAAAGCATTTGAAACTAAAGATGCAATAGCTAAAGGTGCAGATGAAGTTGATATGGTTATAAACATAGGTGCTTTAAAAGATAAAAACTACGAATTAGTATATGAAGATATAAAAGCAGTAGTAGATGCAGCAAACAAAGAAGCTTTAGTAAAAGTTATAATAGAAACTTGTTATCTAACTGATGAAGAAAAGAAAATAGCTTGTGAACTTGCTGTTAAAGCAGGAACTGACTATGTGAAAACTTCTACAGGATTTGGAACAGGTGGCTCAACTCCAGCTGATATAAAACTTATGAGAGAAACTGTAGGAGAAAATATAGGTGTAAAAGCATCTGGTGGTGTTAGATGTGAAGATGATGCAGTTAAAGTAATAGACGCTGGGGCTAGTAGAATAGGGGCTAGTGCTTCAATTGCTATAGTAACAGGAAACAATTCATCTAAAGGTGACTATTAA
- a CDS encoding CarD family transcriptional regulator, with protein sequence MFKVNDYIMYGLTGVCQVVDITKESFINNLQKEYYVLKYIYDNDTIIKIPTDNEKIPMRKLLSKEDMATLINSMPNSETIWIDNDRQRNEEFKSILKTGDTENLVKLIRSIYLDKEHKQSIGKKLYKVDDEIMQTAERLLNEEFATILNISPDEVATYISTHIPQ encoded by the coding sequence ATGTTTAAAGTGAATGATTATATTATGTATGGATTGACAGGAGTGTGCCAAGTTGTAGATATAACAAAAGAAAGCTTTATAAATAACTTACAAAAGGAATACTATGTATTAAAATATATATACGATAATGATACTATAATAAAAATACCAACAGATAATGAAAAAATTCCAATGAGAAAATTACTTTCTAAAGAAGATATGGCTACATTAATAAATAGCATGCCTAATAGCGAAACTATTTGGATAGATAATGATAGACAAAGAAATGAAGAGTTTAAGTCAATACTTAAAACTGGGGATACAGAAAATTTAGTTAAATTAATAAGAAGTATATATTTAGATAAAGAACATAAACAATCAATAGGTAAAAAATTATATAAGGTAGATGATGAAATTATGCAAACGGCAGAAAGACTTTTAAATGAAGAATTTGCAACTATTTTAAATATTTCTCCTGATGAAGTTGCCACATATATATCAACTCATATACCACAATAA
- a CDS encoding MATE family efflux transporter produces MTKDMTTGSPVKLILFFSIPLLIGNIFQQFYSMVDTIIVGKFLGVKALAAVGSTSSMSFLILGFILGLCSGFSVLISQRFGANDNEGLKEAVASSIILSIAMAIIITIISIFTSKPLLRLMNTPKDIINNSYSYIVIIYAGTFAAFFYNMISSILRSIGDSKTPLYFLIVSSILNIVLDLVFIINFKIGVAGAAYATVISQGVAGLLCLIYTAKKYPILKLEKKHFITGTKHFVTHLKIGLPMALQFSITAIGVIILQSAINSFGSNVVAAHTAASKVEQLVMQPSITFGVTMATYCAQNLGAGNIERIKEGVKKCTMINIIIGLISGFILILFGEFFIKMFISNSDNSVIDTAKLYLTTVSIFFIPLSLIFIYRNALQGMGYTFIPMMAGFYELLARTVVAFTLPTFIGYLGICIASPVAWLSAAIPLAFDYRRKINTLLNDTQLSECYLIDSE; encoded by the coding sequence ATGACAAAAGACATGACTACAGGAAGTCCTGTAAAATTGATTTTATTTTTCTCTATACCTTTATTAATTGGTAATATATTCCAGCAGTTTTATAGTATGGTCGATACTATAATAGTTGGAAAGTTTCTTGGAGTAAAAGCACTTGCAGCTGTTGGATCAACGAGTTCTATGTCATTTTTAATACTTGGATTTATTCTTGGACTTTGTTCTGGTTTTTCTGTATTAATATCTCAAAGATTTGGTGCTAATGATAATGAAGGTTTAAAAGAAGCTGTAGCTAGTTCAATTATTTTATCAATTGCAATGGCTATTATAATTACTATTATAAGTATATTTACATCAAAGCCTTTACTTCGTTTAATGAATACACCAAAAGATATAATAAATAATTCATACTCATATATTGTTATAATATATGCAGGAACTTTTGCTGCATTTTTCTACAATATGATATCAAGTATATTAAGATCTATTGGAGATAGTAAAACCCCATTATATTTTTTAATTGTATCATCTATTTTAAATATAGTATTAGACTTAGTATTTATCATTAATTTTAAAATAGGAGTTGCTGGTGCAGCTTATGCTACAGTTATTTCTCAAGGAGTCGCTGGTTTATTATGTTTAATATATACTGCTAAAAAATATCCAATACTTAAACTTGAAAAAAAGCACTTTATAACTGGAACTAAACATTTTGTAACCCATTTAAAAATAGGTCTACCTATGGCATTACAATTTTCAATAACTGCTATAGGTGTAATAATACTTCAATCTGCAATTAATTCTTTCGGTTCTAATGTTGTTGCTGCTCATACAGCTGCTTCTAAGGTTGAACAACTTGTAATGCAACCTAGTATTACATTTGGTGTAACTATGGCAACATATTGTGCTCAAAACCTTGGTGCTGGAAATATTGAACGTATTAAAGAAGGCGTAAAGAAATGCACTATGATAAATATAATTATAGGTCTTATTTCTGGCTTTATACTTATTTTATTTGGCGAATTCTTTATCAAAATGTTCATTTCAAATTCAGATAATAGTGTTATAGATACTGCTAAATTATATTTAACTACAGTGTCAATATTCTTTATACCTCTTAGCTTAATATTTATTTACAGAAATGCTCTTCAGGGAATGGGTTATACCTTCATTCCAATGATGGCTGGTTTTTATGAACTTTTAGCTAGAACAGTTGTTGCCTTTACATTACCTACATTTATTGGATATTTAGGTATATGCATAGCAAGTCCGGTTGCTTGGCTTAGTGCTGCAATTCCATTAGCTTTTGATTATAGGAGAAAGATTAATACTTTACTAAATGATACGCAATTATCAGAATGCTACTTAATTGATTCTGAGTAA
- a CDS encoding aromatic acid exporter family protein, with protein sequence MIKINLLKIIKLSLGSSLAIFIAWLLKLEYSMVAGVIVLLTVKNTKKETLKGVIGKIYGFILCTIFSYLCFNILGYHLTSFSIFIFIIISICFLLEIQDVIAMCVVIASHYFLQGEISFSWILNEAGIFTIGASIGVIINMYIPTNINKIYEGQRKLQEEVSTVLIDIADFIVTPENKNMYNQDLNTLNRLIDNSISEAYNNINNNLLSDTRFFLDHMEIIKNQRDILENLYSYASQLNSAPPQAHIISAFIHKIGHSAFELETVHLLLEELNRLVLNMRNQPLPIDRVEFENRAILFLCLTELKQFLINRQHAQMLRDNNFYK encoded by the coding sequence TTGATTAAAATTAATTTACTTAAAATAATAAAGTTATCCCTTGGATCTTCTCTTGCTATATTTATTGCGTGGTTATTAAAATTAGAATATTCAATGGTTGCTGGAGTTATAGTATTACTTACCGTAAAAAATACTAAAAAAGAAACTCTTAAAGGTGTTATTGGAAAGATTTATGGTTTTATTTTATGTACTATCTTTTCATACTTATGTTTTAATATTTTAGGATACCATTTAACTTCATTTTCAATATTTATATTTATAATTATATCCATTTGTTTCTTATTAGAAATTCAAGATGTTATTGCTATGTGTGTAGTTATTGCATCTCATTACTTCTTACAAGGAGAAATATCTTTTAGTTGGATTTTAAATGAAGCAGGAATATTTACAATAGGAGCTAGTATAGGTGTCATAATAAATATGTATATTCCTACAAATATAAATAAAATATATGAAGGTCAAAGAAAGCTACAAGAAGAAGTAAGCACTGTACTTATAGATATTGCAGATTTTATTGTAACACCTGAAAATAAAAATATGTATAATCAGGATCTAAATACATTAAACCGACTTATTGATAATAGTATTTCTGAGGCTTATAATAATATTAATAATAACCTGTTAAGTGATACTAGATTTTTCTTAGACCATATGGAAATTATAAAAAATCAACGAGATATCCTAGAAAATTTATATAGCTATGCATCACAACTAAATTCTGCTCCCCCACAAGCTCATATTATTTCTGCCTTTATACACAAAATAGGTCATTCTGCTTTTGAATTAGAAACTGTGCATCTACTTCTTGAGGAATTAAATAGGCTAGTTCTAAATATGAGAAATCAACCTCTTCCTATAGATAGAGTAGAGTTTGAAAATAGAGCTATCTTATTCTTATGCTTGACTGAGTTGAAACAATTTTTAATTAATCGTCAACATGCTCAAATGCTTAGAGATAATAATTTCTATAAATAA
- a CDS encoding NPCBM/NEW2 domain-containing protein yields the protein MHKKKIAAMTMAIIISNFSATTLEVLADEISNNTSVLEINDNKEVTKAIVNKFDLYNSDKLNDYNSIFKIDNSKIKSITNNGGQYSDSSIDKAIDNNLNTHWETGKQNNSEFTNEVVFTFNEITDLNRIVYAARQDSAKGKGFAQEFEIYSSLTDDGDDFILVSEGEYKGSTGDLVEIKFNSAKFKRLKFKFKKANQNWASASEFMLYKEDQVYDKVKNLFTDSNMNSINEEFNSIEKINVLEEEAKNHPLYEDFKEDIDNAKLILANKEVQYIEASVSKFEEMDSENISKYDEIYKLPLDKITKITTNGSQYSDNVIQLAIDGDVNTKWHSGKKNSSDFTNEVIIELDELTTLNRITYTSPRGTNRGFAEEFEIYASRTSKGDTFERVSSGTMTKTQDTMEIRFNPTEFKRVKFVYKKGYEDWACAAEFGLYKQDELSEKMDRLFTDSSMSEVSDEFNSLDKITALENEVNNHIMSSMYKEDLENAKILINQQKVEATTAVTKKFEHYSNEEYSNLFKMDNNNIKSIRNNAGNYSNQVITNAIDGNLDTYWETNKANTSEFTNEVEVEFKETVELDKIVYGARKSDNKGFAKDFEIYGSTTSKGDTYQLIATGSHEKVSGLVEAKFKPTKFKRVKFKFKNSDQNWATLSEIAFYKQDKIAEKVASLFTNGLMNELSEEFNTLDKIQALEKEVTSHPLKELFIDDINLAKDIINNKVNLNKTIELERRGNSVQEANKRKLWGFKDWQVTGLTARPGDVLEIYVDVKDGEPTPSLLYKQALNRHGGSTTFNLVKGKNTIVIPEYNNEADDVIPGTIYGGALYFTNYESDKQTVSPKVRIEGAKQYPMYVDGKSNDEQVMKDLEEYVNKINEDPSNTVDVFDVSTNQTLVTVKATDALQWYKDNDKMPSFTANNWERVMDDVYEFWGFDNSTELNSRFNSRMIFMPKNLTNGVFMNAGGGIVGVGTGSQDALLSANRGWGLMHEIGHNMDTAGRAMPELTNNILPIYMATVDGNVSRITTDNVWERKIYPKVTKQDYSDNLWQEESGEDSLAQLSPLWQLNLYDNTFYPKFEQVYRANDFNLQNRQQIIESWVKVSSDILELNLYEFFSRHGIHASEEIKEAVSKYPEPNKKLWYLNDNKLNYDGNGFSEDTNLDVSLSRLDNEIKLTFNIDDNSKSDLLGYEILKDGEVIGFTSTNTFIDTDVDKMKNSRYEVIPYDNNLGTCDSVIINSFAPTIITQQKKITLKLREEFNPMDYIKVLDNEGNDITSKVEVEHNVNTNNKGLYQVKYTVNDKDLVSEKIIEIEVVSDYDYLSDDEWKSVETQWGTPRRNSNIKGMVNQGIKTFEKGFGIHANGKIIYDLSNKDYDTFEALIGVDPSVGENSNSSITFKVLGDGKTLATTNVMKYSDDMAYISVPVKGVKELIIEVNDGGNGNTCDHGVIANPKLTTNNAKPKINVGDKALKLGEKIDLMNEVTAIDAEDGNITSKLQVSGKVNFNKSGKYPITYRVTDSDSNVVEKTITISVVNMDDYKYLTEYDWKSANCGWGSVNKDKAVSGNMLRLTDKDNNEVAYEKGIGTHATSTIIYDLSDKDYSYFTSYIGVDRAMYGTVGSVEFKVYVDGNLKYESGLMNSRDPQKYIEVDINGAKELKLVATDGGNGNGSDHATWANTKLHFANEEVVDYKALEDIVLRVNEYDKHLFTPESFEVLEIALNKANIMIEDKISSQDEVNLMIEELNSAIENLEENIDLNEIVNIKDKYLKLSIKKELNLSSDTITVGDIQNLIRLNVQGAESLEGLQYAKNLESLNIEYNEINDLSPLKDLKKLTDLKANPQIISAGTVYKKDNNLTIDYDVLNRKGEKLLPTKIIVRNNKTLNDTTLNIEECLDEKGMISFDTTNFDENVYSVYLGYEDTNDNYLAQVLFMFDNR from the coding sequence ATGCATAAGAAAAAAATTGCAGCTATGACAATGGCAATAATAATTTCTAATTTCTCAGCTACAACACTAGAAGTTTTAGCAGATGAGATATCAAATAACACTTCAGTATTAGAAATAAATGATAATAAAGAAGTGACTAAGGCGATTGTAAATAAATTTGATTTATACAATAGTGATAAATTAAATGATTACAATAGCATATTCAAAATTGACAATTCAAAAATAAAATCTATAACTAATAATGGTGGACAATATAGTGATTCATCAATTGATAAAGCTATAGATAATAATCTAAATACTCATTGGGAAACAGGAAAACAAAATAATTCTGAGTTTACAAATGAGGTAGTATTTACATTTAATGAAATAACAGATTTAAATAGAATAGTATATGCTGCAAGACAAGATAGTGCAAAAGGAAAGGGATTTGCACAAGAATTTGAAATATATTCATCTCTTACTGATGATGGAGATGATTTTATTTTAGTAAGTGAAGGAGAATATAAAGGTTCAACTGGAGATTTAGTTGAAATAAAGTTTAATTCAGCTAAGTTTAAAAGATTAAAATTTAAATTTAAAAAAGCTAATCAAAACTGGGCATCAGCATCTGAATTTATGCTTTATAAAGAAGACCAAGTATATGATAAAGTTAAAAATTTATTTACAGATTCTAATATGAATAGTATAAACGAAGAATTTAATAGTATTGAAAAAATAAATGTTTTAGAAGAAGAAGCTAAAAATCATCCGCTATATGAAGATTTTAAAGAAGATATTGATAATGCTAAATTAATTTTAGCAAATAAAGAAGTACAATATATAGAAGCGAGTGTTTCTAAATTTGAAGAGATGGATAGTGAGAATATATCTAAATATGATGAAATATATAAATTACCTTTAGATAAAATAACTAAGATAACAACAAATGGTTCTCAATATTCAGATAATGTAATACAACTAGCAATAGATGGTGATGTAAACACAAAATGGCATTCAGGAAAGAAAAATTCTAGTGATTTTACAAATGAAGTTATAATTGAGTTAGATGAACTTACTACATTAAATAGAATAACATATACATCACCTCGTGGGACAAATAGAGGATTTGCAGAAGAGTTTGAAATATACGCGTCAAGAACTTCTAAAGGAGATACTTTTGAAAGAGTATCATCAGGAACTATGACAAAGACTCAAGATACTATGGAGATAAGATTTAATCCAACAGAGTTTAAAAGAGTAAAATTTGTGTATAAAAAAGGATATGAAGATTGGGCTTGTGCAGCAGAATTTGGATTATATAAGCAAGATGAATTATCTGAAAAAATGGATAGGTTATTTACAGATTCTAGTATGAGTGAAGTAAGTGATGAATTCAATTCCTTAGATAAAATTACAGCTCTAGAAAATGAAGTGAATAACCATATAATGTCGAGTATGTATAAAGAAGATTTAGAAAACGCTAAAATTTTAATAAATCAACAAAAGGTAGAAGCTACAACTGCCGTTACGAAAAAATTTGAACATTATTCTAATGAAGAATATTCAAATTTATTTAAAATGGATAATAACAATATAAAGAGTATTAGAAACAATGCAGGTAATTATTCAAATCAAGTAATAACAAATGCTATTGATGGTAACTTAGATACATATTGGGAAACTAATAAAGCAAATACAAGTGAGTTTACAAATGAAGTAGAAGTAGAATTTAAAGAAACTGTAGAATTAGATAAAATAGTATATGGAGCAAGAAAATCTGACAATAAAGGATTTGCTAAGGACTTTGAAATTTATGGTTCTACAACATCTAAAGGGGATACATATCAACTTATAGCAACTGGAAGTCATGAAAAAGTATCAGGTTTAGTTGAGGCGAAGTTTAAACCGACTAAATTTAAGAGAGTTAAATTTAAATTTAAAAACTCAGATCAAAATTGGGCTACATTATCAGAAATCGCATTTTATAAGCAAGATAAAATAGCTGAAAAAGTGGCATCATTATTTACTAATGGATTAATGAATGAATTATCAGAAGAATTTAATACTTTAGATAAAATTCAAGCTTTAGAAAAAGAAGTAACATCACATCCTTTAAAAGAATTATTTATAGATGATATAAATCTTGCAAAGGATATAATTAATAATAAAGTAAATTTAAATAAAACTATTGAATTAGAGAGAAGAGGCAATTCAGTACAAGAAGCTAATAAAAGAAAGCTATGGGGATTTAAGGACTGGCAAGTAACTGGATTAACGGCAAGACCTGGTGATGTTTTAGAAATATATGTAGACGTAAAAGATGGAGAGCCAACTCCAAGCTTATTATATAAGCAAGCATTAAATAGACATGGTGGTTCAACTACATTTAACTTAGTAAAAGGAAAAAATACAATAGTTATACCTGAATATAATAATGAAGCAGATGATGTAATACCAGGTACTATATATGGTGGAGCTCTATATTTTACTAACTATGAAAGTGATAAACAAACTGTATCACCTAAGGTAAGAATAGAAGGTGCTAAACAATATCCTATGTATGTAGATGGTAAATCTAATGATGAACAAGTAATGAAGGATTTAGAGGAATATGTTAATAAGATAAATGAAGATCCATCAAATACAGTAGATGTATTTGATGTAAGTACAAATCAGACATTAGTAACTGTAAAGGCAACAGATGCATTACAATGGTATAAGGATAATGATAAGATGCCAAGTTTTACTGCAAATAACTGGGAAAGAGTAATGGATGATGTATATGAGTTTTGGGGATTTGACAATTCAACAGAGTTAAATTCAAGATTTAATTCAAGGATGATATTTATGCCTAAAAATTTAACTAATGGAGTATTTATGAACGCTGGAGGTGGTATTGTAGGTGTTGGAACTGGAAGTCAGGATGCTTTATTAAGTGCAAATAGAGGTTGGGGATTAATGCATGAAATAGGACATAATATGGATACAGCAGGTAGAGCCATGCCAGAACTAACTAACAATATACTTCCAATATACATGGCTACAGTAGATGGGAATGTAAGTAGGATTACAACAGATAATGTTTGGGAGCGAAAAATATATCCTAAAGTTACAAAACAAGATTACAGTGATAATTTATGGCAAGAAGAAAGTGGAGAAGATAGCTTAGCACAATTATCTCCATTATGGCAATTAAATCTTTATGACAATACGTTTTATCCTAAATTTGAGCAAGTATATAGAGCTAATGATTTTAACTTACAAAATAGACAACAAATAATAGAGTCTTGGGTAAAAGTATCTTCAGATATACTTGAGCTTAATCTATATGAGTTTTTCTCAAGACATGGAATACATGCAAGTGAAGAAATAAAAGAAGCAGTATCAAAATATCCAGAGCCAAATAAGAAATTGTGGTACTTAAATGATAATAAACTTAATTATGATGGTAATGGATTTAGTGAAGATACTAATTTAGATGTTTCGCTTAGTAGATTAGATAATGAAATAAAGTTAACATTTAATATAGATGATAATTCGAAATCAGATTTATTAGGATATGAAATATTAAAAGATGGTGAGGTAATAGGATTTACTTCAACTAATACTTTTATAGATACTGATGTAGATAAAATGAAGAATTCTAGATATGAAGTGATACCTTATGATAATAATTTAGGAACATGTGATTCTGTTATAATAAATTCATTTGCGCCTACTATAATCACTCAACAAAAAAAGATAACTTTAAAATTAAGAGAAGAATTTAATCCTATGGATTATATAAAAGTATTAGACAATGAAGGAAATGACATAACATCTAAGGTTGAAGTTGAACATAATGTAAATACTAATAATAAAGGTTTATATCAAGTTAAGTATACAGTTAACGATAAAGATTTAGTATCAGAAAAGATTATAGAGATTGAAGTAGTAAGTGATTATGATTATTTATCAGATGATGAGTGGAAATCTGTAGAAACTCAATGGGGGACTCCAAGAAGAAACTCTAATATAAAAGGTATGGTAAATCAAGGTATAAAAACATTTGAAAAAGGATTTGGGATACACGCAAATGGAAAAATTATTTATGATTTAAGCAATAAAGATTATGACACATTTGAAGCTTTAATTGGAGTGGATCCAAGTGTAGGAGAGAATAGTAACTCTAGTATAACATTTAAGGTATTAGGTGATGGAAAAACTTTAGCTACAACAAATGTTATGAAGTATTCAGATGATATGGCATATATAAGTGTTCCGGTTAAAGGTGTAAAAGAATTAATAATAGAAGTTAATGATGGTGGAAACGGAAATACATGCGATCATGGTGTTATAGCAAATCCTAAGCTAACAACAAACAATGCTAAACCAAAAATTAATGTTGGTGATAAAGCATTAAAATTAGGAGAAAAAATTGATTTAATGAATGAGGTTACTGCTATAGATGCCGAAGATGGAAATATAACATCTAAATTACAAGTTAGTGGAAAAGTAAACTTTAATAAATCAGGAAAATATCCTATAACATATAGAGTAACTGATAGTGATAGTAATGTAGTTGAAAAAACTATAACTATATCAGTAGTAAATATGGATGATTATAAATATCTAACAGAGTACGATTGGAAGAGTGCTAACTGTGGATGGGGAAGTGTAAACAAAGATAAAGCTGTAAGCGGAAATATGTTAAGACTTACAGATAAAGATAATAACGAAGTAGCATATGAAAAAGGAATAGGAACTCATGCAACATCAACAATTATTTATGATTTAAGTGATAAAGATTATTCATACTTCACATCATATATAGGCGTAGATAGAGCTATGTATGGCACTGTTGGATCTGTTGAATTTAAAGTTTATGTTGATGGAAATCTTAAATATGAAAGTGGATTAATGAATTCAAGAGATCCTCAAAAATACATAGAAGTTGATATAAACGGTGCAAAAGAATTAAAATTAGTAGCAACTGATGGTGGAAATGGAAATGGTTCGGACCATGCTACATGGGCTAATACAAAGCTTCACTTTGCTAATGAGGAAGTAGTTGATTATAAAGCATTAGAAGATATAGTTTTAAGAGTAAATGAATATGATAAACATTTATTTACACCTGAATCTTTTGAAGTGCTTGAAATAGCTTTAAATAAGGCCAATATTATGATAGAAGATAAAATAAGCTCTCAAGATGAAGTAAATTTAATGATTGAAGAATTAAACTCAGCTATTGAAAATTTAGAAGAGAATATAGATTTAAATGAAATTGTAAATATAAAAGATAAATATCTTAAATTAAGCATAAAAAAAGAACTTAATTTATCAAGTGATACTATAACAGTAGGTGATATACAAAATCTTATTAGATTAAATGTTCAAGGAGCTGAAAGTTTAGAAGGATTACAATATGCAAAAAATTTAGAATCATTAAACATAGAATATAATGAAATAAATGATTTATCACCGCTTAAAGATCTTAAAAAACTAACAGATTTAAAAGCTAATCCTCAAATAATATCAGCTGGAACAGTTTATAAGAAAGATAATAACTTAACAATAGACTATGATGTTTTAAATAGAAAAGGTGAAAAATTATTACCAACAAAGATTATAGTAAGAAATAATAAAACATTAAATGATACTACTTTAAATATAGAAGAGTGTTTAGATGAAAAAGGAATGATATCTTTTGACACTACAAACTTTGATGAGAATGTATATAGCGTATACTTAGGATATGAAGACACTAATGACAATTATTTAGCTCAAGTTTTATTTATGTTTGATAATAGATAA
- a CDS encoding RNA polymerase sigma factor, producing MKLLSLGERKKEKELKKYIVDNKESLYRFAYSYVKNQDDALDIVHDSICKSLTKIDTLKDIGNIKPWIYKIISNCAIDYIRKNKKYVINNDLDLDDSISYDTYENIDLQKALDELPEKYKTIVILRYFEDMKISEIAQVLDENTNTIKTRLYKALNKLKLKLSDDEE from the coding sequence ATGAAATTACTAAGCTTAGGAGAAAGAAAAAAAGAAAAAGAATTAAAAAAATATATAGTTGATAATAAAGAGTCCTTATATAGATTTGCATATAGTTACGTAAAAAATCAAGATGACGCACTTGATATAGTACATGATTCTATATGTAAGTCCCTAACTAAGATAGACACTCTCAAAGATATAGGTAATATAAAACCATGGATTTACAAAATAATATCAAATTGCGCAATAGACTATATAAGAAAAAATAAAAAATATGTAATAAATAATGATTTAGATCTAGATGACTCAATAAGTTATGATACATATGAGAATATAGATTTACAAAAAGCTTTAGATGAATTGCCAGAAAAGTATAAAACAATAGTTATATTACGATATTTTGAAGATATGAAAATATCCGAGATAGCTCAAGTACTAGATGAAAATACAAATACTATAAAAACTAGATTGTATAAGGCGTTAAATAAATTAAAATTAAAGCTTAGCGATGATGAGGAGTGA